A stretch of Candidatus Zixiibacteriota bacterium DNA encodes these proteins:
- a CDS encoding acetate--CoA ligase family protein has protein sequence MNTPEGLDKIFKPRSVAVIGATSRPGTIGRELTHNLIAFDFKGKIFPVNPTAQYIHSIKCYPSVLDIPDPVDLAMIVVRRDLVLGIVEECGQKGVGGIVIITAGFRETGAEGAALEDRIMERCRHYKMRLIGPNCFGVINTNESVSLNATFARTPPLPGRIGFMSQSGALGEAILNHARRLGIGFSMFASVGNKTDVSGNTLLSYWRDDPDTQIILLYLESFGDAESFTRIAREVSRSKPIIAVKSGKTFAGARATISHTGAMAGHDIGVDALFDQCGVLRVESMEELFDLALAMDRQPVPRGNRVAILTNAGGPGILATDAAVNSGLEMATLADKTVATLRANLPAAAATGNPVDMIASADGKDYRMALDALFADANVDALICIFVPPVMIDELAVAEAIIDARGGTDKPLLACFMGPGEGMAGSARLKSAGIPVYTFPEEIANVYRMMHKYNVWRARPARGAGPVPDRVEQARRKLTELAAAGTQQLSGQTAGEVLAMAGIPTAPLRTAADPTAAVSIAESLGYPVVLKLEADGLTHKTEIGGVIVDIRTADEVTRHYAQLIMRAQKSKLMHPRIAVQAMVDGGVEMALGMVRDPKFGPLVMCGLGGVFIEVVRDIAFRLPPVTREDAREMVESLKGYKLLTGYRGAPPCDLNPLLDALVAISQLVSGMPCLHELDINPFVVTPAGETSCAIDARILFADSV, from the coding sequence ATGAATACGCCCGAAGGACTCGACAAGATTTTCAAACCCCGTTCGGTGGCGGTCATCGGTGCGACCAGCCGTCCGGGGACCATCGGGCGCGAGCTGACCCACAACCTCATCGCCTTCGATTTCAAAGGCAAAATCTTCCCGGTCAACCCGACCGCACAATACATCCACTCGATTAAGTGCTACCCATCGGTGCTCGACATTCCCGATCCGGTCGATCTGGCGATGATCGTCGTGCGCCGCGATCTGGTTTTGGGAATTGTCGAGGAATGCGGGCAGAAGGGTGTCGGCGGGATCGTCATCATCACCGCCGGGTTTCGCGAGACCGGAGCTGAGGGCGCGGCGCTCGAAGACCGGATCATGGAGCGCTGCCGTCACTACAAGATGCGCCTGATCGGTCCCAATTGCTTTGGCGTCATCAACACCAATGAGTCGGTCTCGCTGAATGCGACTTTTGCGCGCACGCCGCCGTTGCCGGGCCGGATCGGCTTCATGTCGCAGTCGGGGGCGCTGGGCGAGGCGATTCTCAATCACGCGCGACGGTTGGGCATCGGCTTTTCGATGTTCGCCTCGGTCGGCAACAAGACCGATGTCTCCGGCAACACGCTGCTGTCATACTGGCGCGACGATCCCGACACGCAAATCATCCTGCTGTATCTCGAAAGCTTCGGCGATGCGGAATCGTTCACCCGCATTGCGCGCGAGGTCTCGCGCAGCAAGCCGATCATCGCGGTCAAGTCGGGCAAGACCTTCGCCGGGGCGCGGGCGACCATCTCGCACACCGGGGCGATGGCCGGGCACGACATCGGCGTCGATGCGCTCTTTGACCAATGCGGCGTGCTGCGGGTCGAATCGATGGAGGAGCTCTTCGATCTGGCGCTGGCGATGGACCGTCAGCCGGTCCCCCGGGGAAACCGTGTGGCGATTCTTACCAATGCCGGCGGTCCCGGAATCCTGGCGACCGATGCGGCGGTCAACTCCGGGCTGGAAATGGCGACGCTGGCGGACAAGACGGTCGCCACGCTACGGGCGAACCTTCCGGCGGCGGCCGCCACCGGCAATCCGGTCGACATGATCGCCTCGGCCGACGGCAAGGACTATCGCATGGCGCTGGATGCCTTGTTCGCCGACGCCAATGTCGACGCACTCATCTGCATCTTCGTGCCGCCGGTGATGATCGATGAACTGGCGGTGGCCGAAGCGATCATCGACGCGCGCGGCGGCACCGACAAGCCGCTGCTGGCCTGCTTCATGGGCCCGGGCGAGGGCATGGCAGGTTCCGCGCGTCTGAAGAGCGCCGGAATCCCGGTTTATACCTTTCCTGAAGAAATCGCCAACGTCTATCGGATGATGCACAAGTACAACGTGTGGCGCGCCCGTCCGGCGCGCGGCGCCGGCCCGGTCCCCGACCGTGTCGAGCAGGCAAGGCGAAAACTCACGGAACTGGCCGCAGCCGGCACACAGCAGCTCTCCGGACAAACCGCCGGGGAGGTGCTGGCGATGGCGGGCATTCCGACTGCCCCGCTGCGAACCGCGGCCGACCCCACCGCAGCGGTCTCAATCGCCGAATCATTGGGATATCCGGTCGTACTGAAGCTGGAAGCCGATGGACTCACCCACAAGACGGAAATCGGCGGCGTGATCGTCGATATTCGTACGGCCGACGAGGTGACCCGGCACTACGCCCAACTGATCATGCGCGCGCAGAAGAGCAAGCTGATGCATCCGCGCATCGCGGTGCAGGCGATGGTGGACGGCGGAGTCGAAATGGCGCTGGGCATGGTGCGCGATCCCAAGTTCGGCCCGCTGGTGATGTGCGGACTCGGGGGGGTTTTTATCGAAGTCGTCCGCGACATCGCCTTTCGACTGCCGCCGGTCACGCGGGAGGATGCCCGGGAAATGGTCGAGTCGCTGAAGGGATACAAACTGTTGACCGGATACCGAGGCGCGCCGCCATGCGATTTAAATCCCCTGCTCGATGCGCTCGTCGCCATATCGCAATTGGTCTCCGGGATGCCATGCCTGCACGAGCTGGACATCAATCCTTTTGTGGTGACTCCGGCCGGGGAGACCAGTTGCGCCATCGACGCCCGCATCCTCTTCGCAGACTCGGTGTAA
- a CDS encoding ABC transporter ATP-binding protein, whose protein sequence is MATPSSKNARVSLTVGNLFVRYGGYTAVNDVSFEVGGGTILGIIGPSGAGKSSILAALTGLIASTGVVRFDGTDLGNRPPQQRRFANVYQDHRLYDWMTLAENVAFPCRAQRWPPHRTAIAVDRLLREFGLSDRADRPARLLSGGEAQRAALARALVFEPQALLLDEPFSDLDPPLRGRLRDHVARLVRERGIPTILVTHDRDEALSVCDRLGILINGVLRQCGAPPELLNNPADSETAEFLGYANSMNGTVTQLRGGVIEFKANGRRWIGRSGNGRQFAEGEHVRALFRPADVLPAGNEPPDAPNGVSTTCLQVTVTEHVRRIALAAPATDPWVAHWPMDLPVTPGSTVHCRIAPERLLVYL, encoded by the coding sequence ATGGCGACACCATCGTCGAAAAACGCCCGCGTGTCGCTGACCGTCGGCAATCTGTTCGTCCGCTACGGCGGGTACACGGCTGTCAACGACGTCAGTTTTGAAGTCGGCGGCGGGACGATTCTCGGGATCATCGGTCCCTCCGGCGCGGGGAAATCGTCGATTCTGGCCGCGCTGACCGGACTGATTGCTTCGACCGGCGTCGTTCGTTTCGACGGCACCGATCTGGGCAATCGGCCGCCGCAACAACGACGTTTCGCCAATGTCTATCAGGATCACCGACTGTATGATTGGATGACGCTCGCCGAGAATGTGGCATTTCCCTGTCGGGCGCAGCGGTGGCCCCCACACCGAACCGCCATCGCTGTCGACCGGTTGCTCAGGGAATTTGGTTTATCCGATCGAGCGGATCGCCCGGCCAGACTTCTCTCCGGGGGCGAGGCGCAGCGTGCCGCACTGGCCCGTGCGCTGGTCTTTGAACCTCAGGCGCTTCTGTTGGATGAACCCTTCTCCGATCTGGATCCGCCGTTGCGCGGACGTTTGCGTGACCATGTCGCCAGACTGGTGCGAGAACGCGGCATACCGACGATCCTCGTCACGCACGATCGCGATGAAGCGTTGTCTGTTTGCGATCGTCTGGGGATCTTGATCAACGGCGTTCTGCGGCAGTGCGGCGCGCCGCCCGAACTGCTCAACAATCCGGCCGACTCCGAAACCGCGGAGTTCCTCGGTTACGCCAACAGTATGAACGGCACCGTCACACAACTGCGCGGCGGCGTTATCGAGTTTAAGGCCAACGGGCGACGCTGGATCGGCCGGTCTGGAAACGGCCGTCAGTTTGCCGAGGGTGAACACGTGCGGGCACTATTCCGTCCGGCGGATGTGCTCCCCGCCGGCAACGAGCCGCCCGATGCGCCCAATGGAGTGAGCACAACTTGTCTGCAGGTGACGGTCACCGAGCATGTCCGGCGGATCGCATTGGCCGCACCCGCGACGGACCCATGGGTCGCCCACTGGCCGATGGATCTCCCGGTCACTCCCGGTTCGACGGTTCACTGCCGGATCGCCCCGGAGCGACTGCTCGTCTACCTTTAA
- a CDS encoding M48 family metalloprotease, which yields MTLLTAPIGGSCHAQDAATAAHDTAIATADDPGWGEMTPERRAEAIAYSTTRNIFYFVTFAYSALVLLVILYTGFAARMLAWAERVGRRRFFTMLIFLLLFMAVSEAASLPLTYYLGYVLEHQYELSNQTVGAFMLDWAKGFGVSFVLLAVFVWILYALIRRCPKSWWAWVGVVSVPILFFLIVLSPLIITPLFYKQSPMDEGPLKTRILDLASRSGIDESRVFVLDASRETKKLNAYVTGLRKTKRIVLFDNLIATMSPDEVLFVVGHEMGHYVLNHVWIGFGIAVMMLFIFAYLIHRYMTRIIAMHTERFGFDRLSSYASLPLIALFLSVCSFLSEPLVNGFGRHIEHQADIFGLEATRNAAAAEGAFEKLASANLANPDPHPFIRFWRYSHPTLSERVRFARAFQGGGESGGSGAAPIDSLAFPGETHLRNIRQLTFGGQNAEAYFNSTGDRLIFQTTRDGYDCDRIFSMNIDGGDVRQVSVPGGVTTCSFFAPDGKRVIYCSTYLVDDSCPPKPDRSQGYVWALYEGFDVFSVNPDGSDIKRLTTTPGYDAEAVYSPDGSKILFTSVRDGDLELYTMNPDGSNVIRLTHEVGYDGGAFFSADGSKICYRASRPADSAEAADYRGLLKQGLIRPGKLELYVMDADGSSKTKITDFAAASFCPYFHPDGKRLIFASNMDDPHGRNFDLYIINIDGSGLRRITTNETFDGFPMFNHDGTKLVWASNRNNSEPYETNVFIAEWVD from the coding sequence GTGACGCTCCTAACGGCGCCGATTGGCGGGTCCTGTCACGCCCAGGATGCGGCCACTGCCGCGCACGATACCGCCATCGCGACCGCAGATGATCCCGGCTGGGGAGAGATGACTCCGGAACGCCGCGCGGAGGCGATCGCATACTCGACCACCAGGAACATCTTCTACTTTGTCACTTTTGCGTATTCGGCGCTGGTACTGCTGGTCATTCTCTACACCGGGTTTGCCGCACGCATGCTGGCGTGGGCCGAACGCGTCGGGCGCCGTCGTTTCTTCACGATGCTGATCTTTCTTTTGCTCTTCATGGCCGTGTCCGAGGCGGCCTCGCTGCCGTTGACCTACTACCTCGGTTATGTGCTCGAGCATCAGTATGAACTGTCCAACCAGACGGTCGGGGCATTCATGCTCGACTGGGCCAAGGGCTTTGGGGTTTCGTTCGTACTCCTGGCTGTTTTTGTCTGGATTCTCTATGCGCTGATCCGTCGTTGTCCCAAAAGCTGGTGGGCCTGGGTCGGCGTGGTCTCGGTGCCGATCCTGTTTTTCCTGATTGTTCTTTCTCCCCTGATCATCACGCCGCTTTTCTACAAGCAAAGCCCGATGGACGAAGGTCCGCTGAAGACCCGGATTCTGGATTTGGCGTCCCGGTCGGGGATCGACGAGTCGCGCGTCTTCGTGCTCGACGCTTCGCGGGAAACCAAGAAGCTCAACGCCTATGTCACCGGACTGCGCAAGACCAAGCGCATCGTGCTCTTCGACAACCTGATCGCGACCATGTCGCCCGACGAGGTTCTCTTTGTCGTGGGGCATGAAATGGGACACTACGTGCTGAATCACGTCTGGATCGGGTTCGGAATCGCCGTGATGATGCTGTTTATCTTTGCGTACCTCATTCACCGCTACATGACAAGGATCATTGCCATGCACACCGAGCGTTTCGGGTTCGATCGCCTGTCGAGCTATGCCAGTTTGCCGTTGATTGCGCTGTTTCTCAGCGTTTGCAGCTTCCTCAGCGAGCCGCTGGTCAACGGTTTCGGCCGACACATCGAGCATCAGGCGGACATCTTTGGTTTGGAGGCGACACGCAACGCGGCGGCCGCGGAGGGCGCATTCGAAAAGCTCGCCAGCGCCAATCTGGCCAATCCCGATCCGCATCCGTTCATACGATTCTGGCGATACAGCCACCCGACGCTCTCCGAGCGTGTTCGCTTCGCACGGGCCTTTCAAGGCGGGGGCGAATCGGGCGGATCGGGGGCGGCACCGATCGATTCGCTCGCATTTCCCGGCGAGACCCACCTGCGCAACATCCGTCAGTTGACGTTTGGCGGACAAAACGCTGAGGCGTATTTCAACAGCACCGGCGACCGGTTGATTTTTCAGACCACGCGCGACGGCTACGACTGCGACCGAATTTTCAGTATGAACATCGACGGCGGCGACGTCCGGCAGGTTTCGGTTCCGGGCGGCGTCACCACATGTTCGTTCTTCGCGCCCGATGGGAAGCGCGTCATCTACTGCTCGACGTATCTGGTCGATGATTCGTGCCCGCCCAAGCCGGATCGGTCGCAGGGGTATGTCTGGGCCTTGTACGAAGGATTCGACGTCTTTTCGGTCAATCCCGACGGCTCGGACATCAAGCGCCTGACGACGACGCCGGGCTACGATGCCGAGGCGGTCTACTCGCCGGACGGCTCGAAGATACTGTTCACGTCCGTGCGCGACGGCGATCTGGAGTTGTATACGATGAATCCGGACGGCTCGAACGTCATCCGTTTGACCCACGAGGTGGGTTACGACGGCGGCGCATTCTTTTCCGCTGATGGCAGCAAGATCTGCTACCGCGCCAGCCGTCCCGCCGATTCCGCTGAGGCGGCCGACTACCGGGGCCTGCTGAAGCAGGGGTTGATCCGTCCCGGCAAACTGGAGTTGTACGTCATGGACGCCGATGGCAGCAGCAAGACGAAGATCACCGACTTTGCGGCAGCCAGTTTCTGTCCGTATTTCCATCCCGACGGCAAACGACTGATCTTTGCGTCAAACATGGACGATCCGCACGGTCGCAACTTTGACTTGTACATCATCAACATCGACGGCTCCGGGCTGCGGCGGATCACGACCAACGAGACTTTCGACGGTTTTCCCATGTTCAATCACGACGGGACCAAACTGGTCTGGGCGTCGAATCGCAACAACTCAGAACCGTACGAGACGAACGTCTTTATCGCCGAATGGGTGGATTGA